From the genome of Planctomycetia bacterium, one region includes:
- a CDS encoding MarR family transcriptional regulator, translated as MLEHDFNSSIGYWLCTSAHMMQRTLNEELAPLGLTFRQWQVLAWLAIEGGLAQNELAERMQIEPATLVTVLDRMEQHGWIQRMPCPGDRRKKLVRATLKAEPIWNASKPSAQRVRDQAVRDFTPQEREQFLDYLRRMQVNLNALTARGVG; from the coding sequence ATGTTAGAGCACGATTTCAACTCCAGTATCGGCTATTGGCTCTGCACTTCCGCGCACATGATGCAGCGAACCCTGAACGAAGAGCTAGCCCCCTTGGGTCTGACCTTCCGACAGTGGCAAGTGCTGGCCTGGTTGGCCATCGAGGGTGGGCTCGCCCAGAACGAGCTCGCCGAACGGATGCAAATCGAGCCGGCCACCTTGGTCACGGTCCTCGATCGCATGGAACAGCACGGCTGGATTCAGCGCATGCCTTGCCCGGGCGACCGCCGTAAGAAGCTTGTTCGGGCAACGCTCAAGGCGGAACCGATCTGGAACGCCAGCAAGCCATCGGCGCAACGAGTTCGCGATCAGGCGGTGCGGGATTTCACGCCGCAAGAGCGTGAACAGTTCTTGGACTATTTGCGGCGCATGCAAGTCAACTTGAACGCCTTGACGGCACGTGGGGTGGGCTAA